In Channa argus isolate prfri chromosome 15, Channa argus male v1.0, whole genome shotgun sequence, the DNA window tatttcatgATAACGAAGAACATTGTGACAGATGAAAAGTCAACTCTTACTCTACGAAAAAGTTTTACCTTAAAGAGTCCAATAATAACAAAGCAATACTGTGGTAACTACTGCAGAGTGGAGCTAAAAAATCCATTTAGAGCTAGGTATGCGTTTGTAAACGTGAATTGCCATTACTACCAGTTTATCCAATGTGAACTTATCAGTCAAAGCCGTTTAATAAGTCGTCTAATAGGCCGCGTTAGATTTAACAATACACCGGTAAACCAGCCACTAAATAAAATCTCGGTGCGGCAGCTGCTGGGCAGTGTCATGACAACTAGCGTTAGAGCTAGCTCGATTGTGGCTCTTAACGTTAAGCCAAAACAATGGATAGCTACAGTAGCTTCTTCAAACTATAATCCCGCAAATAGCATGTGAGAAGCACATTATGTGTGGGAACCTAACCTACACTAAACACAATCGATACCTTTATAATTTAGCCTGGTGAAGTTAGAGGAGAAGATAACGTTCGCCGAGCGAACGGTACTGGCAACTCTAGCTAGTTAGCTCCCGTGCTAGCTAGTCATTTCACCTAAAGTTTGTTTGTTGGGCTGCCAGTCACCTAAAAAGTGACCATTTCTATGCCGTTTGGTCTAGAGCCTTGTCCGCCAACAGTAAACCTCGATTTGAGCCATCTAGTGCAATGTGAGCCAGTGTGTTGACTTTACCTAAGGCAGGGTAGCTAATCCACGTTAGCAAAGGTTAGCTAAACAAAGGCTTAGGCTCTGAAATGGTCGCTTTTTGTGACAGGCTTGGCTCGGCCACGGTCAGTATATAGCTTATACCAACATTTAAAGAAGTGTTTAAAGGCTGACCAAAGTAAGGTCTGGCGACTTAAAACATTATGACATTACGAACTGTATCTCACTCACCATTTCTTGCGGTTAGCGGCACACGGGGAGGGGGGGAAAACGCCTCCACGGCCGATCACAGCAGCGTCAGACAATACAGTCCAGCTGCTACCTATCAATCCACCAACAGATGGCACTGCCTTTATTCTCAATCACCAGTAACATGAACTGCCAGACAAACCGTGATGAGGTTTTTTAAAGTTACGATgtaaataaagcattttgtttgttgtgttcaaAACACGAGCTTCCATTAAACTCGGTACTTATAGACATGGAAACAGCGTTAAAAGAGAAGTGCTTTAAAAGGTAAGGTAGTACATATGGATGCTCTGTATTGTCCATCATTACAAACAACCCAGCAAAATTTAACAAAGcatgtgttaatgttttgtgttttgttttatggaaTTCCTCGGCGTCTGTATTACGTCATCCCCACAGGCGGAACAAATACTTTTCTTGTCGCAGTAAGTGGCAAGCAGCTGAAGCTACACACGTACAGGTCAGACTGGGGATCGcagtttgctttcatttttacgACGGTGTGGTTTGATTGTCTAGTCAGTAATAACGACGAAAAAGTAATACAGAATGCAACAAGATACATTCATATGTAACTAATAGTTAAAGAAGAAATAGTTTTTAGAACGTTTTGACATGCTTTTGAAACTTACCTATTGCTATATTAGACcaattataaatttaaaaaaagatgtcaaATTAGTGCAAGTAAGCAAAATCAATAAACAGAGGTTTTAACATGTTTGAATAAGTAAATAATGCAGGTTTACAAAGTCCGACATGCAACACATGTGATTATTTTGCAGGTGCACTACATGTTGACTGATCATGTGTAACATGTgacatattttctcttttaagaTTAAACCCGTCGAGATGCAGACAATATGTGCTGCTGGGTACACActaattacattgttttatttgttccattttgcattttagatAAATAACAGCAACTATGTCCAAAGCAAGTTTATTGAGGTGCTTTATATTTAATCAACAATTTcaattgtaaaacaaatcaaGGACAGGAGGAGAACATTTTCCAGGTCAAATGCCTGGGATGCAATGGGTTAAGGGTCATTTTGAAACAAGAAGCCAACTCACATAATCCAAACAAATCCCAATGTAATACAAAATGCTGCATCTACTCAACTCATATGGTTTAAGTCCAAACATGCTTCTCCTTTTGGTCATACTGGTTTCAGCTGACTGGATTGTGACTTCCTTCTGGTACCGGATAGCTCAGTCTCAACTACAGTTCTCATTATTTCGGAGGCAAAATAGTTTTAGTACATTAACAGCAGTTCAGTCTCCAATATCCTTCAAAGTCCTCATCTCTGTCAAACTACTGTACTTGTCTTCCCAAATTGCGATCACGAAGTACAGCAGAATTCCAGCACCGTCTTTTAAGACAAACCTTGACCAAGTCATAATGCTTCCATGACCAAAAATAGTCTTCCCGCCCGGTTAGTGGAGGAGATCCAGTTTGATTTCCACCTCAATTGACCTTAAAAGTATTGGCACTGAGTGGAACACAAATTACTGTTAAGTGATCTGATTTTATGACCAAATGCACCATATTATTTACATGTATAATATGTGcttgcacacaaacatgaataaatacatatgaTTCAACTCACCTAATACATCTTAAATGTCTATCTGACCACAAAAGCACTCTCTTTGATCCTGGAATAGGTATACtgtgaaacagaaagacaagaaaGCAAGAGTCATTTTCCAGAATATACAAAACAAAGACTCATCAAGCTCAGATGTTCAAAAGCTACACTTACATCAAGTCCTCTGGGAGAGTGGATGGGCTCCAGTCCTCTGCAGCACAGCACTGAAAAAGgcctttcttttgtctttgaatGCTCTTCGAAACACAGAGTGAAAACCTTGGCAGGCAGGTAGACATCCCAGTCAGCTGCATGCTCTTCTATTAAATCACTTACTATCCTGTTGGAAGGCAGCAATCAAAGTTACAACATTAACAAGAAGGCATCATGAGAGAACTTCTAGTAACAGGATAGGCATGTAGCGAGATAATACCCTTGAAATGCACTACACACATTAGCTACCTAtcacttttactgtatttttcaaTATTCTGAACAACATCAATTCAATATGGAGCTGGAAGATGAAACAATGTAATACTAGCATAACAATATCAGACAAAATACTGTCTGGAATTTACTACTTTGATGTACCTTAAAATACTTCTACTCTCTAACCTGCATTACTTTTCCAGCACTTTCCAGACTGCAGTAACAAAGGGAACTAACATGGTAGTTAATGATATTCAGATTACAAATTATATTCTGTCAATATAGTAGTTGCATTAATTTGACAAACATCTCAATTTGACAACTACCAGAAGAAATTACATCTACAAGATGCTGACTGCCCatcatcacaaaacacaaattatattaTGGTGTAATGAAACCCCAAAATATGATGTAAATCATTACAGACACTAATAAATAGTAAATCTAGCACAGCATTCACGATGCACTCTGCACACAGACCTGTCAATTAGCCGCTGTGTCACCAAATCTGCAGTGCCAGTCTGCCGGTGATAGACAACTAGAGCAATGGTGATCCTTAGCTTATCTTTTAGTTCTTTGTTGATCTAGAGTGAAGAATACATTCATACAGTAAATCTATGTGATACAGTCTTATATGGCACAATATTGCATATTACTatataattaaattacaatggttatttaaatgttaacaaaGACCTTTTAAGATGGTTTAAAATGGTTTTCATCACTTTATCTTTCTAAACAGCTGAAATATGTGCTGGGAGTTTTCTCACCCCATTCAAAACTAGAAAGGTGTCTATTAATATACTGGACAGTAAAATGTGATGGTCTACTAATTTCCTGGCACTTGCCACCTAATTTCAGACAGTTTGTGAAATAGAGGTTGGCTAAGACACATGACGGGATGTCAGCTCTCTATAATGTTATGAGCAGTTCAGTCAGCTGCGCACTTACTTTTTGAACAATGTCATGAGGTAGTCTAGAAAGCACTCTGAGTGGGTATCCAAAGTGGGTGATGATATCTATGATGTGCTTTGCTACATGTGGAGGGAGACATGACTGCATAGGCACAGCTTCCACCCACTTGGAGTAGTAATCTGTCAGagtcaaaatgtatttgtgtccGTTCAGTGTTTGGGGCAGGGGTCCTCTGACATCCAAACCAAGCCACTGCCACGGTTCCTTCACCTACCACCACATTACATCATGCAGAAATACAGTGTAATTGCATTAATGTTGGTAGTTGTTTCAGTTTGCATTTAAGGTAGGTCTGCTGAAACAGAAGCAATCGTGTTGTAACTTACCTCTATCACATTTTCAAGATTGTTGCACTCCGTCTGTGAGAGgagcattttatttcaaatgaagTATTAGAATTATAAGTATAAACGTCAAAATAGTGCAATGTGAAGGCTTAAAATCATGTTGTCCACTTACACTAAAATTATCATCTGGAGCCCATTGAATACCCTGTTGttgaaaatgacacagaaaaatagatcatacatacatacctacatacatacattaataCAAATTACTAATAAGCTGCAATAATGATTAGCCACCAACCAAAGGCTTTTGTTTTGCTCAAACCATAGTTACCATTATTTATGGTAAACATTTAATCTAACAAGATCACTAAATTAGCAAAcaactgtttttaaattgtattataaataatacagtatatgacaGCGTACTTGTGATAGACAGTAATCTCCATGGAAGAAATATGGAAATGACTCAATCTTCATCAGCCCTTCATCAACTATAATCCTCCATTTGTCAGGCTTTTTCGGTTCTTTGTTTCTGATCATAGAAACAGAAAGGGTCAGCACATTAAATAGAAAGCAATCcaaatgtcaacaaatttaataaTACATACTTATTCATTACCAATCTAATAGTAATAAAGAGTGTATGGTAAGCAAAAATTAAGAATCGCAAGTTACAGtaattgaatttgaattttcCAGAGGCCTGTGTGCTTTTTTTGACCTCTCTTCTAAGCATTACCAGATTAACCTGTTTTGAAGCACAGGGCAGAAATTtacaatgcaaaatgcaaataaaatgcagaaatcaCACCATGCATGGCAGCTTATTACAATACGAACCAATAGTAGTGGACTAGAAAGCTGCCTGCCCTTTGGCTTTCTAATTGCCTATTAATTTGCAGCAATTAACGGAAACATATCCTAATTTACGAAATGGCACTATGTGAACAGCTGAACTGCTCCTGCTGTTTTCTGGAATAACAGTGGAAACTAATAAGAAATCATGTCACTTCTTATCCACTCCTTAATCTTAGTCCACTCTTTGCCTTGGCCTTTGGCCAAGCAACTGCTTCCCGTGAGTAGTAAACAAACTTATCATATCATTAGTAAAACCATGTTGAAAGGTTACTCAAGACATTAAAAATGGTGACATCTCAGTGTACTGCAAAaactttaaatgcaaaatgcagtAGTGCTGCCACATACAATATACTCCCGTATTTTCCAGCACAAAATGGACACTTGCTTCTAAAGATACTTAATTTTCACACCTTGTAATCCTACAGATCAAGCAAAACGATAAATTGATTTAAAGTTACCACTGGTTTCTTAATTACCTCCTTTACCACTCGAGCGCATTATTGGAATTACTGATTTATCATGTATTATTCTGTTTGTTGTACCGTGGATTGCATTTAAATAACAGACATACAATACATAGAGGATGCTTTTGCAGCATACCCAGCAGGCTCTTCCTCTGTCTGGCTGATCTCTTTGTTCTGGATGTTTCGTCCATCTGTGGTAGGATGGTTTGTTGGAGACTCAAATGGAGTCATCTGTGAGGCTTCAGTACTATGTGGCTGGATTTAAAATTGAAGAAAACAATATAATGAATGTTTGAACGTTTTAGCGTATTCATTAAACTATTAAACTGACTTACAATATGCTATTGTCGCAAATTAATAAACCCTCATAAAATAATTCACTTTAATAACTCTGAGAAAATGGcccaacaaacacaaaacaccacaAATGAGAATGTTCAGTATAGTATGCTCTCACCTTGTCTTGCATTCTTTCTGATTGACAGGAAGTCTATATGTGGGACAGCAGTTGCATATGAGATCTTGGACACTAGTTATACAACACTTGATTTTTATACAAGATTTTAATGTTGCTGAGTAACTTTATACAGACctgtattttgtgtatttcatcGGAGGATGCAAATATGGTGGGAACTGCATCTTCTCGCAGTTTCACAAACTTGCCTGTTCTGTCTATATATTGCTCCTCAAAGTGATTTATGCACAGCACAGAAAAGCGAGATGGAGTCCAATCCTTCCACTTCATGTTGACAAGCCATTTTTTGAGCTTTCTGGGATTGTACATTGGAAACCTGTGGCAACACACAACCCATTAAAACCACAGCAAGCCCACGTCCTAACCTTACTATGTGCCAAGTGGGGAAAACATAGCACTGATCTCTATTTAAAAGTTAACAAAGTATGATTATTAGTTCTTAATTTCAAAACCTCATCctactaaattattattattaaagatgtttttaaataaacctatATTGAGTTTTCAGTCTGTCTAGCCCCAGTCTGCCCCCACAATCACTTTTGGCTCACACATTACAGCAATTACTTGTAGTTATTTCATACTTGTAGTTATTAAGCGTATAGTCCAGCTGTAAAAGCTTTATGCTCTTGATGGAGCATTATGTCTAAACTTATACCCATTACAGCTACAGTTAGTTAAAGTTAGCCTATTAACGACAAACAGCTAGTTAACgcttgttttctctgctttggGGTTAATAATATCTCACACTCACTTAAAGAACTTCACGTCGGGATCGCCGTTGTTTTCACAGTTGTAAGCACATTTATACCTGCCCATTTCATACACAATTTCATCCAATACACTGCCAAAACTGATTTGTTGTTAGCGGATCGATCGCCTGTCAAGTCAAACGCTCTAACGGTTATATAAAATCTACATCCGGTAAGGATTTTCCTAATAATAGCCTCGCTGCGCACTTTAATGCTGTAATGTATCTGTAgctgtaaaatgtgtaattatttgTACACAAAGTACATGTATTAAGTAGACCATTTCTTCTTCACTATAATCCCTCGTGATTAAAGTGTAACTGAAATGTGCTGGACACTATTTCTTTTTCGCTACAGCTGTGAATATTGCTACCTTGACGTAACCGGATGTTATATCTTCTTCTTAGAGTTGTGTTATATGGTTTTAAAAGTTGACCGCCCCCTAAAGCATAAGGGCAGTCACtcatatttgatttttatttgtgtttgtattagaGTATAGTCACAAATGCAATGGGTTACAGGACAGAGCAAAACGAGGTCATCTGTTTACTCATCCTCATGTTTTAGCTAAGAAAAAAATAGTCCAAATAGTTTTGTACAAATCTAGCATTTATTCCTCTACCTGTATTTCATGCActgatattttgaaataagaaaaatatgaggtacataaatgtttttaatacattgtTTATAACCATTAAACAATATCATTATAAACAATTAGAATGTGCTGCAAATATCACACTGCTCAGTTACGTTTTGTTTTCCACTCAACCCTCCACTCATCCCAGTCCAGCAGAGTTCGCTTAATGTCCCATCCTGCAGCTTCCACACCTGGAAATTATTTTggcaaaattatttttctattgttaaaaatatgcatATGATAAAGATGATGTTTAGTGTTGTGTGTGCTTACCACTGAAAAACTGACTGAAAACCATATCCATTTGCTTGTGACTGTCATGCACCATTTCCCAGtggcctttttaaaacaaaacagaaaaagtgcGAAGTGTGTAAAGAATTAAGTGACTGAAACCTGTATCCATAAGCTTTTGACTGTCATGCACCATTTCCCagtgaacttaaaaaaaaaaaaaacagacacaagaaGTGCATAGTGTGTAAaagaattaacattttttttgcaggcttataaatgtaaatgaatggaGGTTAAGGCTTACTTTGCTTATTTGAAGCTGAATGGCTAAACATGCTCTGGAGCCACAGAGCCTGGCACATCGCTCTGATTTCATCGTGTACTGATGCTTCTGGtcccaaacaaacacatacacagcctGACAGGAAGACAActgagtttaaaataaatgtttaaaacaaagtttaatgTGGCTCCTAAACACActgttgttctgtggagcaaGGAACAAGGTGGCACACCATTTTGTACTCCCAGCAGGTAAGGCATGTTGTTGTTCTTTAAAGCCAAATTAAGTTCCTCTGGGCTACAAAACAAGCAGAATTATATTAAATTGTGAAGTTTCTTTATGTACTTTGTAATAATATAAGCAAAAATGGCACATAGAATTACCTTTGTACAACTTCCTGTAGCCTCACTCCAAGTTTGATTGGCACTATTTTCCTACACTCTGAAAAGAAGATTTCATaactttaaaacagaaatatgacagTTTGACACAACTACAATGGTACACCTGCAATAACCCTCATTAGAGTGTTTTACCAAAGAAAACTGGCTCCTTTTGATTAGCCTCGAATGGACTCAGGATTCGTTTGTCGATCAGGTACTGATGCAGTACGATGGAAAGTCGTGCTTCATTAAAGGTTTCCATGACAACCGACCTTACAGCCTTGTAATTGGCAAAAAGGTGAAGAATggtgaagagaaagaagaggctGAGAGTCAGTCTGAAcgaca includes these proteins:
- the zgc:153292 gene encoding uncharacterized protein zgc:153292 codes for the protein MGRYKCAYNCENNGDPDVKFFKFPMYNPRKLKKWLVNMKWKDWTPSRFSVLCINHFEEQYIDRTGKFVKLREDAVPTIFASSDEIHKIQTSCQSERMQDKPHSTEASQMTPFESPTNHPTTDGRNIQNKEISQTEEEPAGNKEPKKPDKWRIIVDEGLMKIESFPYFFHGDYCLSQGIQWAPDDNFSTECNNLENVIEVKEPWQWLGLDVRGPLPQTLNGHKYILTLTDYYSKWVEAVPMQSCLPPHVAKHIIDIITHFGYPLRVLSRLPHDIVQKINKELKDKLRITIALVVYHRQTGTADLVTQRLIDRIVSDLIEEHAADWDVYLPAKVFTLCFEEHSKTKERPFSVLCCRGLEPIHSPRGLDYTYSRIKESAFVVR